The following coding sequences lie in one Oceanithermus desulfurans genomic window:
- a CDS encoding LabA-like NYN domain-containing protein, whose amino-acid sequence MERVAIFIDGSNLYKGLVSTLGSEYRLDFVKFIETLVAGRKLLRAYYYNAPLPTEDAASRAHQSFLNYLKRVPYVSVRLGRLERRGDTFVEKGVDIQIAVDMLRLAYARAYDVGVLVSGDGDFAEVVRVIQDMGMQVENATFHALSSYRLAQQADRFYPLDEFPWDTLKSSHD is encoded by the coding sequence TAGCCATATTTATCGATGGCAGCAACCTCTATAAAGGTTTGGTCTCCACGCTGGGTTCGGAGTACCGGCTCGATTTCGTCAAGTTCATCGAGACCCTGGTCGCCGGCCGCAAGCTGCTCAGGGCCTACTACTACAACGCACCCCTGCCCACCGAAGACGCCGCCAGCCGCGCGCACCAAAGTTTCCTCAACTACCTCAAGCGCGTGCCCTACGTTTCGGTGCGGCTGGGACGGCTCGAGCGCCGCGGCGACACCTTCGTGGAGAAGGGCGTGGACATTCAGATCGCCGTCGACATGCTGCGCCTCGCCTACGCCCGCGCCTACGACGTGGGGGTGCTGGTCAGCGGCGACGGCGACTTCGCCGAGGTGGTGCGGGTGATTCAGGACATGGGGATGCAGGTCGAGAACGCCACCTTCCACGCACTTTCGTCCTACCGCCTCGCCCAGCAGGCCGACCGCTTCTACCCCCTCGACGAGTTCCCCTGGGATACCCTCAAGTCGAGCCACGACTAG
- a CDS encoding LysE family transporter has protein sequence MEALLLGAALGLSAGLSPGPLLALVLREAVRKGAHAGMLAATAPLLSDSWVVALAWWAGGALPAAALRALQLLGGLYLLRLGYAGLRPAPSAPAAPAPAAESLRAAVVMNLTNPHMYLFWFLVGAPLLQRLGTGAWWFLLGFFLSIVGSKAVLAWLAARMHRSAAQQLLVRLGDLALLGLGLYLIATAWTSRGST, from the coding sequence GTGGAAGCCCTCCTCCTAGGGGCCGCCCTGGGCCTGAGCGCGGGCCTCAGCCCCGGCCCGCTGCTCGCCCTGGTGCTGCGCGAGGCGGTGCGGAAGGGTGCGCACGCGGGCATGCTGGCGGCGACGGCGCCGCTGCTCAGCGACAGCTGGGTGGTGGCGCTCGCCTGGTGGGCGGGCGGCGCGCTCCCGGCCGCGGCGCTCCGGGCCCTGCAGCTGCTCGGCGGGCTTTACCTGCTGCGCCTCGGCTACGCGGGCCTGCGCCCCGCGCCCTCCGCCCCGGCGGCTCCCGCGCCCGCCGCCGAAAGCCTGCGTGCGGCCGTCGTCATGAATCTGACGAACCCACACATGTACCTCTTCTGGTTCCTGGTGGGAGCGCCGCTGCTGCAGCGGCTGGGCACGGGCGCCTGGTGGTTTCTGCTGGGCTTCTTCCTGTCGATCGTCGGCAGCAAGGCCGTGCTGGCCTGGCTGGCGGCGCGCATGCACCGCAGCGCCGCGCAGCAGCTGCTGGTCCGCCTGGGCGACCTCGCGCTGCTGGGGCTGGGCCTCTACCTGATCGCGACGGCCTGGACTAGTCGTGGCTCGACTTGA
- a CDS encoding DEAD/DEAH box helicase: MFRELGLSEQALAALEEKGITTPTPIQNEALPTALAGGDVLGLARTGTGKTLAFALPIAERLEPSRTPGRAPRALVLAPTRELALQVAGELEWVAPHLRIVTVYGGTGYGSQAAALKRGADVVVATPGRAIDYLNRGVLDLSQVRVAVLDEADEMLSMGFEEAVETLLGANPAQRQTLMFSATLPGWAKRLVGRHLKQPAVVNVVKDEEVSYREIAIEASPSARMSALSDLLHAHGPERAIVFTRTKKEADEVARALTARGHAAEAVHGDLNQTQRERSVGRFRSGQVGVLVATDVAARGLDIPEVDLVVHLRLPERAESYQHRSGRTGRAGRSGTVIIFHSSRERRELGQLERAVGRRFEHGRAPAPEEVQQAKIAGLLRRAAAQSEEDRAVWREVAQAWIGREDVESLAGLLAMLLGGAPKPRSLLTGDEGWRTLELEAPQLSTGKVVAVLKRAGFSDIGRIQLAGGVAYADVRAGELERLEAVQGLRVRPATKVKAAPAPARRHERPRGKRRRVNA, translated from the coding sequence ATGTTTAGAGAACTAGGACTCAGCGAGCAGGCCTTGGCCGCGCTCGAAGAAAAAGGCATCACCACCCCCACCCCCATTCAGAACGAAGCCCTTCCCACCGCGCTCGCGGGCGGCGACGTCCTCGGGCTGGCGCGCACCGGTACCGGCAAGACGCTGGCCTTCGCGCTGCCGATCGCCGAGCGGCTCGAGCCCTCGCGCACGCCGGGCCGCGCGCCCCGCGCCCTCGTCCTCGCGCCCACGCGCGAGCTCGCGTTGCAGGTGGCCGGCGAGCTGGAGTGGGTGGCGCCGCACCTGCGCATCGTCACCGTTTACGGCGGCACCGGCTACGGCAGCCAGGCGGCGGCGTTGAAGCGCGGGGCCGACGTCGTGGTGGCCACGCCCGGCCGCGCCATCGACTACCTGAACCGGGGGGTGCTCGACCTTTCGCAGGTACGCGTCGCCGTGCTCGACGAGGCTGACGAGATGCTCTCGATGGGCTTCGAAGAGGCCGTGGAGACCCTGCTGGGGGCCAACCCCGCCCAACGCCAGACCCTGATGTTCTCGGCCACCCTGCCCGGCTGGGCCAAGCGCCTGGTGGGGCGCCACCTGAAACAGCCGGCCGTCGTCAACGTCGTGAAGGACGAAGAGGTCAGCTACCGCGAGATCGCCATCGAGGCCTCGCCCTCGGCGCGCATGAGCGCGCTCTCGGACCTGCTGCACGCGCACGGGCCCGAGCGTGCCATCGTCTTCACCCGCACCAAGAAGGAGGCCGACGAGGTGGCCCGGGCGCTCACCGCCCGGGGGCACGCCGCCGAGGCGGTGCACGGCGACCTCAACCAGACCCAGCGCGAGCGCTCCGTCGGCCGCTTCCGCAGCGGCCAGGTGGGCGTTCTCGTTGCCACCGACGTGGCGGCGCGCGGCCTCGACATCCCCGAGGTGGACCTGGTCGTCCACCTCCGCCTTCCCGAGCGGGCCGAGTCCTACCAGCACCGCTCCGGCCGCACCGGCCGCGCCGGCCGCAGCGGCACCGTGATCATCTTCCACTCGAGCCGCGAGCGTCGCGAACTGGGGCAGCTCGAGCGCGCCGTCGGGCGCAGGTTCGAGCACGGCCGCGCCCCCGCCCCCGAGGAGGTGCAGCAGGCCAAGATCGCCGGGCTGCTGCGCCGCGCCGCCGCGCAGTCCGAGGAAGACCGCGCCGTCTGGCGCGAGGTCGCCCAGGCCTGGATCGGGCGCGAGGACGTCGAGTCGCTGGCCGGCCTGCTGGCCATGCTCCTGGGGGGTGCGCCGAAACCGCGCAGCCTCCTCACCGGCGACGAGGGCTGGCGCACCCTGGAGCTGGAGGCCCCGCAGCTCTCGACCGGCAAGGTCGTCGCCGTGCTCAAGCGCGCCGGTTTCTCCGACATCGGGCGCATCCAGCTCGCGGGCGGCGTCGCCTACGCCGACGTCCGCGCCGGCGAGCTGGAGCGGCTGGAGGCGGTGCAGGGCCTGCGGGTGCGGCCGGCCACCAAGGTCAAGGCCGCCCCGGCCCCGGCGCGGCGCCACGAGCGGCCGCGCGGCAAGCGCCGCCGCGTGAACGCCTAA